The DNA segment TTCACTATCAGGTGTGCTGGCCCGTCTGCACCGCACAGAAGCCCGTACTTGCCGTAGTTGTCGAACCTAACAACAAACATAAACATGAAACAAAGATAACTAATAACCATGACTAAACGTTTGAACTTGTTTCTATCAAAAGGAAAACTCATCTTTCAAGGTCACAATTACACTTGTTTTGGCACATAAagattttagataaaaaaagtATTTCAAAACCCAAAACTTATCATTCATGAATATCACCCAAATTTCATCTTACGGGATCAAATATTTGGTTTTGGCCAATTAAAACGAAAACTCCAATGAAAGAATACAGAGAGGAGAAGATATACCTTTTCTTTGAACTCAACTTCTTCCATGGCGAGTAGAATCTCTTCGTTTTGAGGCTGAGGCCACTGAATGGGTAGCAGATGCGACACTGGATGATGGATCTAATAAGGACTTTAAAAAAGCTAAAAAAGAATGAGAAAGAGAGGAGGCCAAAGGAAATCATCAAGATGGAATTAAAGTGAACGATTGATTATGTGTAACGAAGATTGGAAAAGAAGATGAAAGGAGacgattgattttttttttttgatcaacaggAGACGATTGATTCGATGATGATTTTAGAAGATTAGGGTATGTCAGGTTTTTAACATGGGCCGTATATTTTCTTAAGATTTGAAAGCCCAAACGCaggattttttaaagaaatggCCAAGTAGAGATGACATGGCATATTTAAATCTCTTGAttggatgtttttttttgcagacgTGGACATGCTCAATGTTCACTATATCTtgcttttagtataggttagattattattactatatacccaaaatataattatattgatACTTCATCCGTATTACACAAGTAATAAACTTTTTAATCATTATTTCACAATACTAAGTATTTGATTTTTCAAAGCGAGAGTACGGGGTAAATAACAAGTATAATCTATATAACAAATAATCATGTCCAGCCCTACCAACAAGATATCGAGATTCTAGAAGCCTATTGGCATAAGCAAGTACACATCCTGCACTTTCAACTTAAGATAAGAACAAcattattatagttttttttaagaacgacaacattattatagttaatatgtTTCATAGAATCGTGCAAACTTCATCTTTGAAGacaaacatataattaaaaaatgtcGAAAGTAATATTTAGTTAACTCAAAAGAAAACGATGATTTGATGAAAATACTTGCCAAGTTCACGCGGAAACGATGGATtcgaaatatttatttattttagttttttttttgtaacagttTATTTTAGTTTCTTGTACGACTCTAAATCATTGTTAACTTGTTATAACGTTTTAGCATAAGTTTTTCACAACTGTTCGAGTGATAATACAGAGTACTATTAAAAAGGTAAtccacataaaaaaaaacactattcTCTTTTTAAAGCTGGATAATTATACTATTACCGTCGTCCTATATAATCTATTTGATTGTACTTATTGTTTTATAGtataaaaacattaatgaaTTTTTAGTCAAACCATTAGACTAAGAATACTTCCACCAAATAAAAACACTATTCATTAAGACATTCatcctaatttaaataaatttagtgATGTTTTACCTTGACATTCCAAAAGCGACTCTtaagatttcattttttataaaaataacaaaagttaaataaaaatatagctTTCTCCTGATAAGACatacaaaaaaacatttattatcTTAAAAGCATATCTTAGGAAAATCACATGCTTTGGAGTACAAAAGTCACAAATAATACAAAAACTCGTACGAAACACGGAGTTTAAATGATCTCCAACGACGAATTGTTTAATAGATGATTcagttaaataattaataatgtcTGATTAAAAAACTGATTAGTGTATAATCATTCATCTAAGAAATcgtttattttgtttcaaaaaaaagaaaaaaaaaagaaatcgtttattttttttgagcaacaagATTATCATTAATTGAAAGCGGTTAGTTGAGTGCATTAAGAGCCACCTCAACCACCCTCGAAGAAACATCGTTCAGGGCCAATTTGGCTAAACTATCCGCTTCTGAATTCCTCTCTCGAGGTATCCAGGCGAAggttacaaaatcaaattttgcgACAAAAGCTAAAATATCAGAAATCACTCCATGGAGCTCTGAAACAGAGTATCCAGAGGcgagagctttgatgagttgtGCCGAATCAGATTCGACTCTGATTGTCTGCAGTGTCATGCCGGAGCAAAGAGCCATCGCCTCGCGCATCGCCATGCCTTCTGCCAGTAGAGGTGAGGACACGAAGGAAATCCCCTTCTTGAATCTTTGAATCCCGTCCTGCGTGAAGATAGCCCAACCTAGACCCGCTGCATCCTGCTGGCGATCCCATGCCGCGTCAGTTCTTAGCACCACCGCGCTCGAGCTCTCCGTTGGGGCCTGAAGCCCCTTTACCCTTACATCAGACACTTCAGCCTTACTGGTGTTGACGCACCATTCTCGGGCTAACCTAATGGCCAAAGACAGAGTTTCTTCAGGGGACGTTGAGTGACCCTCAAAGACAAACTTGTTCCTTGCTTTCCATAGCAGCCATAAGATCCATAGAGCCAGCGAACCAGACGTAATTCCGGCGGGAGGGAGACATTGGGCATTACAAAGTGTGGACCAGCTCGATTCTAATTCTATGATTCCTCTAACATTTATTTCTGTCACAAAAGGAGCAAGAAGCCAGACCTGTTGTGCAAAACGACAATGGAATAAGAGATGAAGTATAGATTCTGAACACCCACATCGTTTACACGTTGGGTCAGCTGCAATGTGTCTCTCTATGAGTCTCTCTCCCACTGGGAGGGCACCTTTGAAAAGCTTCCACGCAAAGAGTTTAACTTTTGGCGCACACGGTAAGTTCCACACATCTTTTTTCCAGTTCACTGTCCCTGCAGCTTGACCACCCAAGGGGTTAAACTCGTTTTCCACTGCTGCATAATAACCTGATTTTGTTGTGTAGTCCCCGGATTTAGTGCCTAGCCACACCAACTTATCAGGAGCCCCCGTGATACTTGGCTTCAGCCGCAAGATATCCCTCTCAAACTCAGGTAGAATTCGCTGAATTTCCTCCCTGTCCCATTCCATGGTTTCAGTTATCAGTAGGTCCGCTACCCTTAGCTCGACCGTAGCTTCTCCTGCAGGTCCCATTGGTCTTTTCTGTTCTGATAGGGACAACCAAGCATCATCCCAAATGTTGATTGAGCGTCCATCTCCAACCACCCAGCCCAGTTTTTTCACCAGCAAGTCTCTGCCTCTGAGCACACTGCGCCAACCATGAGAGGTAGAGGAAGTCTCTCCTACAGTTAGGAAGTTATTCTCCAAGCAGTACTTTCCTGTCAGTACCCGACTCAGAAGGCTATCCGGATTTTGTACCAACCGCCAGCTTGTTTTGGCTAGAAGGGCAATGTTGAAATTTTGGAAGTCGCGAAAGCCTAGTCCCCCAATCGCTTTTGGCTTGGCCATATTATCCCATGAAACCCATGCCATTTTCTTGGCGCTCTCATTGCTATCCCACCAGAAGCGGGTGACCGCAGATTGCATTTTCTTGCACAGAGCTACCGGAAGAAGAAAGCTCGACATAGGGTAAGAGGGAACCGCAGAAAGCACGCTCTGTATCATAACTAGTTTGCCCGCAGCCGATAGATGCTTGGTAGACCAGCCTCTAGCTTTTTGTTTGATACGATCAACCACTGAGGCAAATAAATCTCTTTTTCTCCTACCAAAATGTTCCGGTAAGCCCAAGTATTTTCCAACTCCCCCCTCCTTTGTGATCTGAAGCTCAGTTTTCACCATCAGTTTCAGAGAGGCCGGCGTTTTGCGCGAGAAAGAAATGGCTGACTTATCCTTGTTGATGGATTGTCCCGATGCATTTTCATATTGACTCACTATGGAGTGCAGTGCAGTGCAGTTCTCCTTATTAGCTTGGAGGAAAAACATGGTGTCGTCCGCGAAGAAGAGGTGGCTAATCTGGGGACTTCCACGCGCAACTCTCAAGCCCTGGATCAGGCCCTCTTGTTGCGCCCTGTTACATAATCCCGACAATACCTCGCTACACATAATAAATATGTAGGGGGAGAGGGGATCGCCTTGGCGAATTCCTCTAGTCGGTACTACCTTCCCTCTAGGCAAGCCGTTAATGAGGAAGGAGTATGTAACAGTCGAAATACACTGCATAATGCATCGGATAAACTCCTGGTGGAATCCCAACCTTTGGAGTACCAGTGAGATAAATTCCCACTCGAGCCGGTCATAGGCTTTGCTCATATCGGTTTTGACCGCCATTGCACACCTCTGCTCTGCTTTAGACGTTTTGAGGTAATGGAGAACTTCATGTGTTATAAGCACATTGTCGACAATAGCTCGTTCCGGCACGAACGCTGACTGGTTTTCCGAAATTAATTTCTCCATGAGAGGCTGCAATCTGCGAGTGATCAGCTTCGAGTAAATCTTGTAATAGACATTACAAAGAGCGATGGGCCGGTAATCTGAAACTTTCTGTGGGCTGGAGATCTTCGGGATTAGCCGGATATGCGTGTCGTTTAAGTTCGGGGGCAATGCCGCACCCATGAAGAAAGCCCGCACCTCCTTGACCACATCCGGTCCTATATCCTCCCAATGCGTATGGAAAAAACCCGCCGAGAAGCCGTCGGGTCCTGGCGCTTTTTCTGCATTGATAGAAAGGACAGCCTCTTTTATCTCGTCCGCAGATGGGATGGCGGTAAGGGTGGCATTATCTGCCTCGGTAACAATCGGGTGGAGAGCTTTCCTCACTGTTTCCTCCCTTTCGCCCGGCGCATATGTGAATAGCTTCTCGAAATACGTCCCAATGACCTGAATAATCTCCGTCTCTTTATTAACCATCTGCCCATCTTCACGCTCCAAAACAGAGAAAGCATTGACGCGTCGCCTCGTCTTTGTGATCGCATGGAAGTAGCCCGAGTTGCGATCCCCTAGTTTGAGCCAAAGTAACCTACTCCTTTGCCTCCAAAACTCCTCTTCCGCATTATAGGCCTTGTTCAGTTCAGAAGAGATGCTCTGGATGAGGCTTGTGTCATTAACCGGACTGGAGAGAGCAGAGTTAAGCTCCTGTTTCTTTTGCTCTATAAGTTTTTTACTGTTGCGCTGCTGCTTTCTGTTCCATTCAGAGATAACACTCCGTGTCGTCGAGAGCTTTTCGCAGACCGGAGCGTCGCGAGCCTCTTTCCAGGTTTCGGAGATCAATCTCTTGGCTTCATCGTTTTTGCAAAGTCGTCGATCATACCGAAAGAGACCTTTACGCCTTCTGGCTCCCTTGTCAAAGAAAGAGAGGAGTGGTCTGTGATCTGAGCAATTATCGAGCTCGAGATATTGACATCTAGCAGTTGGAAATTCTTCCGCCCAAAACGTGTTTGAGACTGCTCTGTCCAGTCTACATTTCACCAAATGATCTCCGCGTACACCTCTCCATGATAGTGTTTCACCTGAGTGCTGAAGGTCAAACAGATCGCCTTCCGAGAAGAAAGTTCTCAAATCAGAAAAAGACCCTTCTGGTCTCACTATGCCTCCGTCCTTCTCACTATTCGACAATATGTCGTTAAAATCGCCCGTGACAAACCATGCAGCGTCTCTGTTCTGGGCAGTTACAAGGAGCTGGTCCCAAAGCTCATTTCTTATAGCTCTATCCGTACTAGCGTGCACAAAGGACGAATAAAATCTTTTTCCTTCAAATTCCACTAAGGTGTCAATTACATGAGCATTTGAGAATAACACAGTGATCTTTACACCTTCTTTCCAAAATAAACCGAGGCCACCAGCGCCATGACCAGTAGGAGGTATCAAGAAATGGTGATCATATCGTAGCTTCTCGAGTTTCTTTAGCACCACTTCATTGGGATTTTTTGACTCCATGATGAAGAGAATATCAGGCGCATACTTCTGTGATATCTCTTCGAGTCGACGAACTGTCCGGGGATTCCCCACCCCCTGACAGTTCCAGCTAGCTATGGCTAAGGAGCGGGGAGGGATGGAGTCCGAAAATCCATCCTCCTCCTTGAGATAGCCGGGATCATGTTGCAGATGGGCCGATTATCCGAGCTCGTGGTGGAAGTCGCCTCTGCTCCGCCTCTGGAAGTTCCTCCTTTCGATTTTGTCTTAGCATTTGGCGCGGGCGATAATGGGGTCTTTCTCCTTGGAGGAGTTCCCTTGGCCTTAGTGACTCTGCGGTTCTTCGGAGCAGAGTTTGCTGGTGGTTTTGGCTTCCCACTTGCTTTACTCCCAGGGGGACGCCCCGGTTTCCTTTTAGCGCCACTAGCCAGAGCAGCTTCAGCTCTTCCATCTTCTATAACTTGACTCGGTCCCAACCTTTGAGCAGCCGGGATTCTCTCATTGCTCCCTTCTTGAGGGTTATCAGTTCGGTTTGCTTGTGATCTTTCGGAGATCCTAGGGTTGTTGTGAGGACTAGACCCTAGCCTCTGCGAGGCAGGTAATCTTTCCGGAGTGGGCGATACTTGGCCAGTCGGTTGATCCAGATTTGAATTGAGTGAGTTTCGCACTATGCGCTCAGCATTTTCTTGCACCTCTCCCAACTCTTCAGCTCTTCTCACTCTTTCCTGTCGGGCTTCTCTTTCCGCCGGATCAGCACTCATAGTGTATTGGAGTATTGTATTTCTTACTTCTCCAAGAACTTCATTGACAGCTTCCAGAGGTAAGTTGTGTCGCTCAGGATCCTGGGGATTCCCCTTATCAGGAGCTTCATGGTTACTTTTTGCGACAGAAGAGCCATCATCCCTAACATCAGGACTTCTTCTTGAGACTTCTCTGTAGAAATTTTTACCAGGAGGAGCTTGCTTGGTGCGGTTCCTATCCCAGTCTCTTCTTGAGTACGCTGACCTCTCATACTCGTGTCTTGATCTTTCAGAAGCTTGCGAAGATCGACGTTGATAGCTTCTCTCCTGCCAGCGTTGCGGTTGAGATTTGTTATTTCTATCAGACATCCTTTCACTAGACACCCTTTCCTTGTGTTTGAAGTCATTTCTCGGGTTCGAAGCAGAAAAATGAAAGACCTCATTTCTTGGTTCTCTCGCTTGTACCCTTTGTTCATGCTTGTTTGCAACGGAGGACGCCACACGGCCATGGCCAGCATCATGGTTATTCAAGCCGCTTGCTTGAGCTTGTTGCTGGTTAGCTTCTAGAGCCTTTCTTTCAGCTCTGGCGACTAGGCAGTCCTTGAGTTCATGATCCAGCTTGAGGCATTTGGTGCAATGTTTATCAAGTCTCTCATAGACTAAAGTGGTTGCGACCTCATCCCCATTGGGGAATTCCACAACTGAGTTTTTTTATCAAAGGGAGCAGTCCATCCACATGAACTCGCATCCTCGCAGTCAAGGGTGTGATCTCAGCTTTCTCATACTTTCCAATGTCAGCGCCAATGCATTCAACGATTTGCTCTGTCCACAAGTGAATGATATATATTGCTGACGTTTACAAGCACGCCATTTCTGTCCGTAGTCTCTGAGCCTTGAGGTACTTTCACATATGCAACTCTTTGATATTTCATGTATAATTGTAGAATAGAAAGAAGATCTGCACCTTgttcacaaaaaaataatgaatctGCACCTTTAGCACTAGGTTCAAATATATAACAATACAAAAATGTTGCTATAACAATGGATATTGTTGGAAAGCCCTCACATATGCATGAATGCATCAACAAATCACTGGTGATATCAATATGATACTTCCGAAGTACTTGATAATCACTGCCAGGGCCGGTCCAGAGCAAGCTAGCGAAACTGTTGATTAGGGCATCAAGTCtaagaaaacattttaaatttattttatttttaatgtatacCGATAAACAAAATTGATAGATTTATAGTTACAATGTTTAGCATTTTTAGTTACGATGTCTTGAGAgcattatttttgaaattcagAAATTGTTTTAAGCAAATTAAAGTATGCATTTAGACATAATTGGAGATGCTTTATTTTATGAAACTAAAAATGCTCCGGTAATCAATATATAAAGAAGCTAGAAGTCCAATgaaattcttaatttttttttgacgaattaaaaattaaatacttaATTTTTGGAAGAAAACAATATTATTATCAAACTCAGAAGAATTATTGTAAAGTTGatactgttaaaaattatttgcGGTCTAACATGCCAGATGAAAAATTAAAAGGATTGATTTTGTAATAAATTGATAACCTATAATTGAAATATTTGACAGTACGATAGTAATTAGCTACTATGTTTCTTATcgtataaatacaaaatattcgAGAGTCGTATATAAATTTCTAATTCACGTACACCAAGACTAGTTTTGCCATGGACTTTAGAACAATTAAACTCAAGAGTCCTGTTACAAATTGATATATAACTTCCAATATAGACACATAAGCTTAATGCTAGCTgtattttagaaacaaaaaatactcGATAATTTTGGTTTTAAGATAGTTTGAAATACTGAAACCAACTGTTGATCCAACCACACGCTTTTCAGTACTATTTTGGTAGATATTTCTTTGGAGAAGATGTTAACACTAGGCattgatttttaaaatgatcATATACTATCACAAGAAAATAAGAAGAGAAAGTACTTACAATCTTATAAATATCTAAGAGACAGAGAATTACAAGACCACCTGTCTCATGGTGACGCACAAAGACCATAATCTCTTTCgtaattatttagtttatttctATAGTATATGACCATAATTCCTTATGTGGAATCCAACGAATCTTATAAGACAAACAACAAAGATTAGTATAAGATCGCATACATGATTCTCCTCGACACTTGGAGAAACCTTAGTGGTTCAGTTATGTGTATCACCGTAAAATAATCAAGCACCATCAAAATTTTTACTTTAGTTGTgcttttaaagaaaatattaattaaggaAGTTAAATAATAACAATACCTATAATTAATATCATTGCAATAACTCCTAAATCATATAGCGTGGCGACGTGATATAAGTTCGAAATAGCTTTAGCATATAAGGATTATTCTATTGGATTTGATGCTCGGTTAGACCATGTTACCTTATGCctaaacattatatttttaatcctGCATGATTACTGATAATGTTTAATTAATAGCCTGTAATATCCTTGTTGGTGTTCACAAAAAATGATGAAGTTTGGTGACTAAGTATAACAAGTAAACCACTAATAGTAGGGTTAACAATCCGACCCATGGTCTAGTTTTCATTTGATTAACTGATGGTTTAGTGCTTGGCTcaactttggtttggttcgatTTAGATTATATCCCTAATTTAAATCCAAAACAATGCACGAACAAGAAAGGGCAGTTTAGTAACTCTTGGATGCTGATGTCTTTGGAATTGAGAGGATAAAGACTTGAATGGACGGACGAAATGATATATACGAGTCTTATGAAAACGACCTGTGAAAAGAGGTACCCAAGTTCTACATAGTTGCAAGTTCTAACCCTTGTTTTCTTTACCTTTGTATTATTCCTTTTTTCCTTCTATGCCTACATTTAtaattccttttttatttttggataacATTTGCTGAATAGATTAGTTATTCTTATTACTAATTAAGAGTTTGTAGAGCTATTTTGGAATATGAGATTGGAAAGTGTATATATTGTAAATTTCCATAGAATCTTGCTTTAGATAGTGATATAACCTTATAATTTTGATTCGAGAAAGAACATTACtctagaaattaaaaaaatctttttctCGTCACTAGTTTCTATCTCtatagaaaacaaacaaattagGTGGTGGAGCCAAGGAcgtagagttttttttttttttttttttttttttttttttttggtaaaaaaggACGTAGAGTTAGTGGGTGCATATATAAATACTGAAATGGGCAGAGAGAAAACATAACACAACATAACGCAAAGCCAAAACAGAGGAACACTTAGGTTTCATAAGATAAAGAGACCTAAAGAGATCTAAGACAGTACTTCTCTTTTTAGCTTaaggagaaaaataaaaagtaaaggATGAGTTTGTGGGGAGTAATGGGAGCAGGATGGGGAATAGTAGAAGAAGGTTGGAGAAAAGGGCCTTGGACTGCCGAAGAAGACCGTCTTTTGATCGATTATGTGCGGCTTCACGGTGAAGGCCGATGGAACTCTGTTGCCAGGCTCGCAGGGTTGAAGAGAAATGGCAAAAGCTGTAGGTTAAGATGGGTTAATTACTTGAGACCAGACCTGAAGAGAGGACAAATCACTCCTCATGAAGAAACAATTATCCTTGAGTTACATGCTAAGTGGGGCAACAGGTAATTAATTTAAGATTTACTTGTTTATTTTGCGTtcgttttatatttaattttaatgttataGTTAAGCGTGTAGCCTTACTCAAATAATTAGCTtgtgtctttttatttttttcagtgGTTTATTGTCTGATTAGTTTGTAATTGTAGGTGGTCAACAATCGCTCGTAGTTTACCGGGAAGAACAGACAACGAGATCAAGAACTATTGGAGAACCCAtttcaagaagaaaacaaaatctcCAACTAACAATGCGGAGAAGACGAAAAACAGAATCTTGAAGAGGCAACAGTTTCAGCAGCAAAGACAGATGGAGTATCAGCAAGAACAACAGTTGCTTCAATTAAACCAAATCGACATGAAAAAGATCATGTCTTTACTAGAAGATGAAAACAACCACAACAATGGTGATAGTAACTTCAGTACTAGTAGTAGCGGTAGTAGTGCTGAAGGCGGTGCGTTCTATGTTCCTCATCCGATCACACATTCATCAACAGGCTCTGGTTATGAATCAAAGGGTAATGGGCTTTTCCCAGTGGTTCCAGTGCCATTGCCTGAGGCTAATGTACATGAAGAATACGGGATTTGGGAGGGTTTGTGGAATCTGGATTTGGAAGGACAAGGAAGCTTTAATGATGGTGCTTGCGTCCCAAGGAAACCCTGTTTCCAGAACTTGGGCGTACCCTTTTGTTAACTTGACTTCAAAGTGTCTTTTACCTACCGGAAaccaaaaatatgaaacttgACTGACAAGTTCGTTcgagtttggttttgtttttatcttttctGATTTTGGGTTTACTATTAGtagtttttttatcatttgtgtGTGATGTTATAAGAAGCTTATTTGGGCAAAGCCAAATTAACGAGTGATGTAGTAGAACGTCTATGGAAGAATAGTCTTATTAAGTTGATCAAATAAAGTATTGTAACTTGCAAATTTTAGGAGAAATATCTTCTTTATGAGAGCAGAGTTTAATAATTGAAGAAATATGGACGGGTGCACAAAAACAGAGAGATATGGACGTTATTATTACTTTGTAAACGTTTAGGGTTTACTGTTAAGCCTAAGTGGGCTTTTATCAATCGTACTGACTattcaattaataaaaaaagactccaaaatacTTCCTCCATTTCATATTTCATAATAgatgatattttaaattttttttgttatttcataatagatgatgttttaatatttttatgttatttttaactttattgaaaACTGTGTAATCAATTGAATGTTATAGTCATTTATGTAATTggttaaatgatttttaaattatatttctacAACTACcttttagagagaaaaaaaaatttcttaatcTTTATGCATTGAAGTAAAACATCAAGTATTATGAAACAGAAGAAGTATAATACTCCCTCCGGATAAGAATGTATGATGttctatctttttattttgtatacaaatatatgatgttttgaaatatagttaatgtatttattttaaaaatttaaacataaattagAAAGTAAAATTATGAGTGGTGAAACTTTATTGATATAACTAAAAAGtaacaattaaaataatgtatttattgtttttaatatgtgtgtaaAACTTTAAACATCATACATTTAAATCCAGAGAGAGTAATCGTACAATTTAGGTACCTCAGCACATGTGGGTcccacaagaaaaaaatatttttggtttcttTAATGAGCTTGCGTAATATTAACATAAACCCAATCCATAGCAGCCAAAAAACACGTTCTCCAACACCAATCGTTCTTTTAGCTTCTCCTTCATCAAACATATTGTCGTCTGAATGAAGTAAAAATATTAGAAGGTGAACAGGCCATCATTACATCTCCTTCTCCCAACAAACGTATTCCAACCACAATTTCATCTTCAATTCCATATTAATTCCTTCAAAATTTCTCTTCTTTACATCCGCCCCATTCAGACGAATCTGAATCACTCCTATAAATTTGGCCATACACGACAAAAAACCTTCGCTACAATCAC comes from the Brassica rapa cultivar Chiifu-401-42 chromosome A01, CAAS_Brap_v3.01, whole genome shotgun sequence genome and includes:
- the LOC103831818 gene encoding transcription factor MYB13-like, giving the protein MSLWGVMGAGWGIVEEGWRKGPWTAEEDRLLIDYVRLHGEGRWNSVARLAGLKRNGKSCRLRWVNYLRPDLKRGQITPHEETIILELHAKWGNRWSTIARSLPGRTDNEIKNYWRTHFKKKTKSPTNNAEKTKNRILKRQQFQQQRQMEYQQEQQLLQLNQIDMKKIMSLLEDENNHNNGDSNFSTSSSGSSAEGGAFYVPHPITHSSTGSGYESKGNGLFPVVPVPLPEANVHEEYGIWEGLWNLDLEGQGSFNDGACVPRKPCFQNLGVPFC